GAGGCCATGAAGGTCTCCCCTCCGGAGAGGGAGGAGGTGGGCCGGTGCTCGTCGGAGTGCTCGTCGTGGACCTTCAGGTCCAGGCCCTGTTTGCTGCCGCCGGGGCCGGTGTCCTGGTGAAGCAGCCGGTAGCGGCCCTCGGACATCGCCGTCAGGTGGTGTGAGGCGGCCTGGGCGACCTCCTCGAGCTTCGCGGCGAGCACGAAGGTGGTGAGCGTCATCCTCATGGGGTTGTCGTGGCCTCGGCCGCTGAGCGTCTCGGCGAGGGCGAGAAGACGGGTCTGCTCCTGGGCCTGGTCCGCTTTGGTCCGCAGGGCTTCGTCCAAGGAGGCGATGCAGCCGGTGACGGCTTCCCGGCGGGCGTCGAAGGTCGTCAGCGCGTCCCTGACCTGCTCCAGCGTCGTCTCCGCCCGGCGTGCGGCCTGCTGCGCGGCGTTGAGCTCCTCCGGGGCGGGCGGCGTCTCACCTGCGGCCTGCCGTGCCTGGCCTGCCTGCACCTCGGGCTGCTCAGCCTCGTAGGCGAGGCGCTGAGCCTGCGCCTCATGCGCCTTCGCGCTGGCCTGCAGGTCGGCGAGCTCCTCATGCTGAAGCTGGGCTGATCGAAGCTCATCAGTCTCCACGAAGGGGGATTCTGCGAGCTCCCGGTCAGCGGCCTGCTCAGCGGTGCGGGCAGCCGCGGCGGAGGCCTGCTCCGCGGAGACGGCCTTCGAGACCCGCTCCACTGCTGCTTCCAAGCCGCGGACGGCCTCCAGGCGGGCAGCCACGCTGGGGTGGTCTCCGCGCAGCCGCACGAGGACGGCGTCCAGCTCAGCGGCTGCGGCGGTCTGTCGCTCCGCCTCATCCGCGGAGCTCCTGCGCTCATGGTGAGCAGCGGTGAGCTGGTTCTGGGCGGCGTGCAGCTGGTCGGCGGTCTTCTCCAGCTCTCGGGCGATGCGCTGCTGCTCCCGGCGAGCCTCCTGGGCGGAATCCAGCTGCGCTTGGGCGGCCTCGGCTCGTTCGGCGATCTCCGCGGCGCTGGTCTCGGACTCCCCGCCGAGCTCCTCGAGAAGCTCGGCATGCTGCTGCTGGGAGGTGCGGTGCTGCGCCGAGGCTTCGACGGCGGCCTGGTGGGCGTCAGCCATCCGCTGCCGGTTCCCCTCGACCTGCTCCGCGGTGGTGCCTCCCGCATCCTGCGGTGTGTGCGGGGCCGGGTGGTCCACGGAGCCGCACACGATGCACGGCTCACCGGGCTGCAGCCGTTCAGCCAGCTGGGCGGCCATCCCGCCTCGGTAGGAGCTGACCGCACGCTGGTAAGCCGCATCCTGCTCCTGGTACTCCTGCTGGGCCTTCTCCGTGACCTGGTGCAGGCGTGCCTGCTGCTCGGCAGCACGGTCACGGCGTTCGATGAGCTTCGCCGCAGCCTGTGCGGAGGTGAGCGCCCCACGGGCGGCGTCCGCGGCGGCGTCGAGGGTCTCCTCCTCCTGCCGTTGGCTGGTGAGCTGCTCGCGAGCCTGTTCCAGCTGTTCGACGGCGGAGGTGAGCTCCTGGGCTTTCTGCTGCGCCTGCTCTGCGGACTGTGATGCTTCTTCAGCGGTGCGCAGCAGCTCGGCGTGCCGGCCCTCGAGCTGCTCCGCCTCTTCCTCGGCCAGGCGCGCGCGGAGTCCGGCGAGTGCCTCCGCGGCCTGCTGCAGCTTGTCCGGGGCAGGTGCCCCGTCCTCACTGAGGAGGGTTGGCGTGTCGGTCTCGGCGCCGACGGTGGTCTGCCATTGGGAGCGGAGAGTGTCGTCGGCACTCTGGGCGGATTCCTGGGCCTGCTGGAAGGCCTGCTGCTGAGCAGCACGGGCCTTCGCCGCTTCGCGGAACCACTTCTCCACTGTGAGGGCCTGCTCGTGGCGGGCGCATCGGGCCCGGTCCTGCTCCGCCTGGTCGGCGGAGTCCTGGTGAGCCTGGCTGGCTGCCTGGTGCTGAGTCCAGCGGTGCAGCTCCTTCTGCCGGGCCGAGAGCTCCTCAGCGTGGCTGCGGGCCTTCTCGGCGGCGTCACGGGCGGCCTCACGCTGTGCAGCCATCTGGGACCGGCGGGCCTCGGCCTGGACTGTGACCCGCTCGCCGAGACTCTCGGCAGGGACGTCGTCCAGCTCGACCTGCTCCGGCCGAGTCTGCTCCGCTTCGTCCTCGGGCGGCGGGACGAGCAGGGCGGCGGCATCGCTGCGCAGCCGGGAGGTGAGCTGCTCGATCTGCGCCTCGATCCGTTCGCTGCGGGCCCGGGCCTCCTTCGCCTGCTCGTTGAGCTGCTCCTCGAGCCGACGGAACCGGAAGGTGTCGAAGAGCTGCTCGAGCAGCGTCTGCTTCTCCGCGCTCTTGGCATGGAGGAAGTCGGCGAAGTCCCCCTGGGGCAGCAGGATCACTTTGGTGAACTGGTGGACGTCCAGGCCCAGGATGCTCTGCAGCTCGGCGTTGGCCGCCTGCACTCCGGAGACTCCCTGCTCCCATTCGGCGCCGGACCAGCGTTTCAGCGCGATGGTGGGGCTGACCTGGGTGGCGCGCCCGGGTCGGGTATAGGCGGGGGTGCGGCGAATCCAGTACCGGTCCTCGCCCCGGGAGAACTCCAGCTCGACATAGGGGGTGCGGTCAGCGGGTGCGTGGTGGGACTTCAGCAGATTGTGGTCACGCTGTCCGGCCACCCGCCCGTAGAGGGCGAAGGTGACGGCGTCCAGCACGGAGGTCTTGCCGGACCCGGTGCGGCCCCGCAGCAGGAAGAGCCCTTCGGCGCTGAGCTGGTCGAAGTCGACGGTCTCGGTGCCGGGGAAGGGCCCGAAGGCGCAGAGCGCCATCCGGTGCAGCTTCATGCGCGGGCCTCCTGCAGGGCCTCGGCGATGAGCTGCTGCTCGGGCTCGTCGGGACCGCGGCTGCGCACGTGCTCGAGGAACCCGGCGACGACCTCGGTGTCGGTGCGGGCCTGCTTCAGCTTCTGCGAGTAGGTGGTGCCGCCGCTGACCTGCCCTGCCCCGGCGTAGCTGAAGCTGGCCAGCCAGGGGTAGGCCTCCTGGACACGCTGGAACGCCTGTTCGGGCCGCTGATCATCAGTGAGCTTCACCTGGACGTAAGCCTCGGACCATTTCTCCAGGGTCTCAGGGCTGAGAACCTCCTCGATGGTCCCGGAGAGCCGCTTCAGCGGCCTTCCGATCGCCCAGTCCAAGGGCACCATGCTGCCCTCCACGGTGTCGTAGACCCACGCGCCCTTCTCCTGCTCAGCCTCAGAGAAGGAGAACCG
The sequence above is drawn from the Nesterenkonia populi genome and encodes:
- a CDS encoding AAA family ATPase, which produces MKLHRMALCAFGPFPGTETVDFDQLSAEGLFLLRGRTGSGKTSVLDAVTFALYGRVAGQRDHNLLKSHHAPADRTPYVELEFSRGEDRYWIRRTPAYTRPGRATQVSPTIALKRWSGAEWEQGVSGVQAANAELQSILGLDVHQFTKVILLPQGDFADFLHAKSAEKQTLLEQLFDTFRFRRLEEQLNEQAKEARARSERIEAQIEQLTSRLRSDAAALLVPPPEDEAEQTRPEQVELDDVPAESLGERVTVQAEARRSQMAAQREAARDAAEKARSHAEELSARQKELHRWTQHQAASQAHQDSADQAEQDRARCARHEQALTVEKWFREAAKARAAQQQAFQQAQESAQSADDTLRSQWQTTVGAETDTPTLLSEDGAPAPDKLQQAAEALAGLRARLAEEEAEQLEGRHAELLRTAEEASQSAEQAQQKAQELTSAVEQLEQAREQLTSQRQEEETLDAAADAARGALTSAQAAAKLIERRDRAAEQQARLHQVTEKAQQEYQEQDAAYQRAVSSYRGGMAAQLAERLQPGEPCIVCGSVDHPAPHTPQDAGGTTAEQVEGNRQRMADAHQAAVEASAQHRTSQQQHAELLEELGGESETSAAEIAERAEAAQAQLDSAQEARREQQRIARELEKTADQLHAAQNQLTAAHHERRSSADEAERQTAAAAELDAVLVRLRGDHPSVAARLEAVRGLEAAVERVSKAVSAEQASAAAARTAEQAADRELAESPFVETDELRSAQLQHEELADLQASAKAHEAQAQRLAYEAEQPEVQAGQARQAAGETPPAPEELNAAQQAARRAETTLEQVRDALTTFDARREAVTGCIASLDEALRTKADQAQEQTRLLALAETLSGRGHDNPMRMTLTTFVLAAKLEEVAQAASHHLTAMSEGRYRLLHQDTGPGGSKQGLDLKVHDEHSDEHRPTSSLSGGETFMASLAMALGLAEVVQSEAGGVEMESLFIDEGFGSLDEHTLEAVMGALTSLQGQGRRVGVVSHVTEMHSQIPSQLLVTKTRTGSALTTSVPG